A segment of the Lolium perenne isolate Kyuss_39 chromosome 3, Kyuss_2.0, whole genome shotgun sequence genome:
TGACAGCGTCTTCCCACACAGGAGGAGGCTGTGGTGGGCAGATGTTGCCTCGGGCGTCCTCAACCTTGATCCTTTCGCCAAGCGACCCATACTCAAGTACATACCCTTGCCCGTGGGCTTTGAAATTGATCAATCGGACTGCCCTTGTTCTCTCAAGAAACTACGGTGCATCAATGTCAGCAGCGGAAACTTGCGTTTTGCCGTCATTGTGCATGACAATGCAGCCACAGATACAGTGAAAATATGGACACTCAACTGTCCTGATTCCGGTGGATTCTGGAGCTATGATTACAGTGTCACCTTGGCAGACATTTGGGCGTCTGGGCTGCCGGCGACAAAGCCTCACATCTGCCTTGTACATCCGATTGAACCGCACATGCTATACTTGCTGAGTGGCAATCACATTTTCTGTGTCGATCTCAGAAACAAGGAAATCACCGATTGTATCTTGGATCCTCTTGCTTCCTGCTTTGTCTTTCCGTGGCCATTCGCACCTCGCGTAAGGTATTCAGCCAAAACATGAATTTCCTCTAGTTAATTGCATCCTCTAGCCTCTAGAACGTCACCGTCATTTGCACTGCACTATGTAGTTAACTGCATCACTTCTGAATTTCCTGTTTTCTCTTGCAGCTTGCCACCTGACATGCCGGAGGATAACATGGCGAGCTTAGTCATGCAGCATCTTCAGAGGCTGCAGAATTTTGCCACGGGTAAGAAAGCCCACAAGCTATGGATTTACTTTTGATGAGACGTTTGCATTGAGAATGACCATCTTAGTATCTTATTTCACTTTCAGATGGTGAGAATGCTTTCAATATGGGGGTGCGCCTCAGCAATCTTGCTAATCGTATCATGCAACTAAACAGTAGGCTCACTGGAACTACTGAACGAATCAACCAGGCCATGCCTTACCTCGAGATGTTTGCTGAAACTCTTGGAGATGGTGCTATTGCCACACTTGGCCAACAGTTTGTAGTGTTGCTCAAATATCTGTGCCAGAGTAGCAGTGGCATCGCGGTCGCTTCTCGGGCATGCTCAGTAATTGGCCTCCGTCTCCAGCAAAGGCATCCCACTGCCCAGACAGGTGCCAGGGTGCAGACTACCCCAATACCGGAGCCAGTTATCGTCAGAAACATGGAGGAAGCCAATGAGGTAATCAATGAGTGGAAGGAAACACAGCAGCTCGTGGTAGCAGAGATCGAGCAGGATCTCGGAAGGGAGGAGGCTATCGAGATTTACCGAAAATTTCGACATGAAGCATTCGATCTGATAAAAGATTCGTCCGTTCTTCTGGCAAAGATACAGGACCCAGATGAGACGGACTGGGTTACTGTCTGAATGTTTCCTCTTGTTGCTGTGTGGATCTTGTTGTACCAGTTTTGTGAACTACTTCCTTGTTGTGAAACTGAACGGTGTTTAGCATTATCCCTTAGAAAATATAATAGAAGACAATAAGAGAAGATTATTTGCTCCATTTTATCACTTGTCTTACCTTAGCAAATATACTTTTCTACTTCCTCCATTCCACAAAAAGATTCTTATTTTTTTTTGTAGATACgaatgtatctataactaaaacaTAACTATATATCTCCATATAAGTTGAGAAGCGTTTTTAGAAACGGATATAGTGCTAAAATTTAATTAATAGAAAGAAGCTTGCACGGGAGAAGGTGAGAGAGAGTGAGCGTCCCCTCCCCCCGCGCTCCTGCCCCCAACCCCTGACGGCGACCTCCGTGCACGCCGCCCCACCCCCGGCGGTGGCCCCGCCAGCTCCGACCCCTTCTCGCCGCGCGTGCCGCTCCCTTCTCCATCTCCTCGCGCCATGTCGGGGGAGAGAAGCACGCCCAGGTCGCTCAGGTGGTCGGgcatggtggaggaggaggagttgacctCGTCGGAGGCATCGTCCCGCCGCTCCTACTCCGAAGAAAGCAACTACCACCACCGACACGTAGTTATCGATAAGCGGCGGAAGGTGGGGTTCCTCGGTGACAAGGACTTCAACTTCGGCCGGCCACCACGACCGCGGCGGGATGTGACGCCACGGCCGTGTACACCGCCACCTCCATCGCCTCCCACGcgggacgactgggaggacttcgTCGCCATCCTCCATGCGATCCAGATGGTGCATCAGGAGGACAGGCAGATCGAGCTGCCGGAGAAGCTAACCGAGGACGAGGTGACGAGGCTCGGCATCCTCATATCGGAGATgccgcggccgccgccgtcgGTGCCCCAATACACCGTCGACGTCATGCCACCATGCCTCTCAGAAGAAGAGGCCCTGAACCTAGCGCTGCAATACTCGGTGACGCCTCCCCATAGCATCTGCCCTCGTGGGCACCATCGGCcgttccacctccacctccacaacCGGCATATGCTCCGCCGAATCCGAATCGGCCATGGGCGATCCTAGACGTTGTCAACCCGACCCAACTGCCCAGCAACAACAAGGAgtaggttagggttagtgttttaGCAGGCCATGGTATTTTTATGTTTCCATGTTTTACATTTCTTAATGCTATGTACATTATTTTTTAAATAAAAAAATGTGGGGCAGTGAAATGCGTCTTGCTTCTGGGGGCATTCCTAGACGCAAACAACGGTCTTGGCCCGAAGGCCAGTTTCGCTTGTGCGGCCGATGCAAATGGACACGCGCGGTCACCTTTTTGCGACCGAAATACGTCGGGCTGCTGGAGATGCCAGCGGCCCGATGCAAACGGACGCAAAGTAACCGTTTGGATCTCGCCAGCAGCCCGATGCAAACGGACGCAAAGGGACCGTTTGGATCCGCCCGATCGATAAATGACCTCCACTCCAGCCTAGCGGCCTAATGCAAAATGTTCGGTCTGTCCGCGGGGACGCAAACACGAACATAATTTGGGGTCGAAATGGGCCGGCGTAGACGCAGCGCATGTCCACTCCCTTCTGCCTCGGGCCCTCCTAGAAGCAATCGTGGATGCTTCGTCTTGTGCGCAGCGCGGTAGTACTGTCGGGCGAAGTCACTTCCACATCCTTCCTAGTGAGTTAATGGCCGCGCAGCGATGCTGGTTCCCGGGCCTAGCAACGGGGTGTACGCCTTAATGCGTGCCACCGGCCCCTCGGCTGCCTCCGAGTATAAAATGGGGCGCTTGGGGCATCCATTCCTGCatacaaaccctagctacctccccAATCCCCAACCCCTAGTGCCACCATCCATCTTCTCTCCATCCACCTTCTCTCCACGCACGCCATGGAAGGTTGTAGGGGTCGAGGCTAAGGACATTGCCTTCGATGCCAGGGAAGAGGCGATCGTGCTGGATCTGCACAACATCAGTCGCCTGTGCGCTCACCCTCCCATGAGGAGTGGGATTGCTCGTTCGCCATGCACTTCGAGTTCATCGTCCACATCACCGAGGACTCCCTCGGCCGAAAGAAACTCCCAGATGAGTTCACGGAGTTTCTCGCTTGGCGGGAGCTAGCCTCCACCAACCTACGAGAAGTCAATTGTGGCGAGTGTCGGTGGACCATTGAGGTGATGTTTGATCGTTGAGGTGCTATTGAttgaaataagagataataacactAGATTACAGTTATTAATTTCTCTAAAGATGTGGATGGCTAAGGGCATGTATAATGAGGTGACGGTAGCCTTGCCTTAGAGCTGCCATGTAGAATTTTTGCATAGTTGGAGGAGAAAGAATAGAGAAAGAGAAAACTAGGTTCCATTTGGTAAGAGAAGATCCCTTAGAAAATAAGAAAAGGCCAGTTGGACCTTTGTATCACATGTCTTCCTTAGAAAAATGATTTTCTACCAAAAAATAGTTAATTGTCATTTTTTAAAGGATGATAATAAAATTGGCTGGGGTACACAGTTATTTCCAGTCCTTTGCTGAAACACACCACTAAAACACGTCTTTGCTTAGTACGATTATAATTTTAGCTACATTTGCTAAAACACATTTATTACCCAAATTAGAAAAGTTTAAATTTTGTTACGTAGAATGAACATTTTGCCCTTTGGAAATATGTCCAGACTCGTTTCTAAACCTCTTTCTTTTCCTGGTTGAGACGAAAGGGACGAACTAGGATTTAGCTTAGACGAACAGGCTCGAGGAACCCTAGCGGCTGCTCTCCTCCATCGCGTTGGCTGCCTTGCTGCCGCCGTCCCCAACACCGGCAAGGCCGCCTCCTCGTCCGCCCCCTCCTGCCTTCCTCATCTGCCACCTCCCGCCTCCATCCCATCCCCGTCAAGTCCCTGCCAGCGACCATGGATGGCGGCTTGTCCTGGGTTCCTCACGGGTTTGGTCAGCAATTGTTGCATGTGTCAAATCTGGTAAAGTTGTTGTCCGATTTTTTACTTTAGCATATCAGCGTATGCGTACGGCCTTTGTTGGATGAAAAGTGGTTTTACGGTACAATTTTTTCTTTAGCCTATCAGCGTATACGTACGGCCTCTGTTGGCACAAAAAGCTGAATTTAGTGACAAAATA
Coding sequences within it:
- the LOC139837985 gene encoding uncharacterized protein yields the protein MASSVDGSLPAAARPPPPPPPVQMVPWLLLSRVHKDVEIPDGASFHLTPVAPPGISSFALARTMFLGDTADPPFPFIVAADDCGRRFLVLTEGPSSSSRLAALQLMEDVPAQGIASPSSTAPAEASPSPPTTAGAASSASGHAVGVPPTSPGCGLVVCDVSRLASLQLMEDVPVPVLGIASPSSTAPTDASSSPPTTAGAASSASGHAVGVPPTSPRCGLVVCGLFSHDALQHKEDVPVPSSTAPTGASSSPPTTAGAASSPSAHAVGLPPSSPRLRLVVCDVLTQDALDISDADNVGITDADNVGIMTAPGGERYVVAKLDFHAAAAAVADNSSTCTLERYWSITGRWTRTVLAHPPPARQHSYDSVFPHRRRLWWADVASGVLNLDPFAKRPILKYIPLPVGFEIDQSDCPCSLKKLRCINVSSGNLRFAVIVHDNAATDTVKIWTLNCPDSGGFWSYDYSVTLADIWASGLPATKPHICLVHPIEPHMLYLLSGNHIFCVDLRNKEITDCILDPLASCFVFPWPFAPRVSLPPDMPEDNMASLVMQHLQRLQNFATDGENAFNMGVRLSNLANRIMQLNSRLTGTTERINQAMPYLEMFAETLGDGAIATLGQQFVVLLKYLCQSSSGIAVASRACSVIGLRLQQRHPTAQTGARVQTTPIPEPVIVRNMEEANEVINEWKETQQLVVAEIEQDLGREEAIEIYRKFRHEAFDLIKDSSVLLAKIQDPDETDWVTV